Below is a genomic region from Sphaeramia orbicularis chromosome 6, fSphaOr1.1, whole genome shotgun sequence.
tattttCTCTCTGACATAcagaaaatcagaaaaaaaagggGTTAAAGTGTGATGTCAGCTGTTTTAGTAAAACCTGACCTTGTTTACCATAACTCACAGATATATTgccacaaacaaaaaaatgtttaggaAATTGGTCAAACTTaagccataataataataataataaaaaagtaagtTAGGCTTTGTGTACATATTTGCTGATAAGCAACAGAAGATAAGTGtcatgcaaacattttttttttatccttttactaTGAATATAAACTTTCTTGCCCTCATACCTGTAAATGGGTCCAAAAGTGTTGAAGTTCTGTACCATGATGCGGTGAAGGTTCCTGAAGCCATCCAGTTTCCAGAAATTGTACAAGTTAGCCACACCATTTTTCCACAGCCCAGGGATCTCACTGAAAGGCCTGACGATGCTGCTGCTTTCTGCGTATGCCTGCCTGACCACCGGCATACTACTGCTGCAGCGCACACCTATGCTCAGCTCTTCTCTCCAGGTCCATGGCAGTAACACTGGACTGCTCCAAACTCTCCACCTGGCCATGCCGGCAACAAAAATGCTCACTGTGTTCTACCTAAAGCAGCTGCTCTGGCTCTCCCAGGGACATCTGGTGCAGTAGTAGGAGGCTGGTCTAAATAGTCTGCCCCCCTTACTTTGCTGATCAAGGCTCTCCAGCTGAACTTCATAACCTAACAGAACAAGTATGAACTTGAGTTTACTCCTCATCAGACCTGCAATATTCTTAGAAAATGTATAAATGTCTTTTGGCctctgaattaattttttttgttttaaagtgcCCTTATCCTTATGATTGTGGTCCCTTACACTGTTATGGGACGTACAGACTGAAACAGTCAAAAGTGGATGAGGGATGGACAGGAAAGCCCTTTCTTTCTCACATGGAGCCAAACAAAACTTCAGTATCAGTGCTATCAACTTCACTTTGTGTCTTTGTATTTTTAATAAATTCTAGTTTGCATTCATcagtttttctgttgtatttccatGACACCTCCTACAGTCTATCCTCTACCGCAACATCCTGGAACACCATCTGGGGAACATGCGTCAGAGACTATTAATACAACCCAAATTATGTCTGAAGACCTTCAGAAAGTGTGTTTTCTTTGCAAACAACCATTTGTTTTGAATTGGGAAGGAAGACAAGGACATAACACACATTCACTTTATAACAAGCAAACGTTATCAGAGCAAACAAGAAACGCACGTTCTCACAGTTCAATAAATACATATTAATCAAAAATAGACATTTTGTCAAACATAATTTTCAGTAGTAATATATTTTGTGATAAATGTTTAGCTTGGTATATCACTAAATACAGCCACCTACAAATATTATTAGGCACTCTACTTCTTAAGTAGGTTTATGAGTTCTTCCAGTTTCATGGCAGTCTTAATATCTCCCTGGACTTTGAGTCTGCCACTGCTATAAGCAGTGAATGGTCGAAGCGTGCCTTCAAACATGGCCATAAGGTCTGTGTCGCTCACGCTCAAAGTTACATCTGGCTCCCGGCATGAAGACCCGGCTCCTGCTGCACCACTACCTACAAGACATACAAATCAAAttggatttttgttttaaatgtatttaacagTAATTTTAATTCCACTTAGCACAAAGGGTTTGCAGTAATTTTGGAAAAATGTGAATGTTTAGACATGTTTTCAACACTGAAGAGGACATCACCTTGGCTCAGATCCACATAGTAACTGTGCTGTTGTCCATTTTCTGAGGAGATGTGAAACTGGAAGCAGGCACCAACTCGGCTCACCAAAGTTTCAGAGAGCAGGAGCTTGACTCCATCGAGCAGCTGTTCAACAGAACCTGGTGGAGCTGTGATGCTGTGTGTGGCACTACTGACCTCATCTGTGAAAGTTATTCTATCCTCTGTGGAGAGAAGGAATAGAAGAGGGAAAGATGTATTACATAAATTCAAAGTATCATGTACAGTACATATCGCTCAAAAGCAGTTCTGAATATCACCATACCTAGCTGCGGATGTGAAACGTTACTTTGGCCCAGAAAGTGCATGGCCAGCTGCTGAATAGGACCAGTGAGGCCTTCGAGTCCGGGAACAGACGGAGGCATGATGAGGGGTCCAGAGGGGCCTTCCTCTGGGGCCTTTAGTATAGAGCCGAGGGCAAGCTCTACCCTGTCTACCTCCAGCCCCCACGGCCGAGTCATCTCATTAATGTCCATctttaaagaaaatgaaagaatctAAGTTTGAGCTAATTTACTGAAAAATCAACAGAAAACAGCTTTGATGTGGGCTCACCCCAAGATATTCTCCCAGTTTAACTCTCTCAGTTTGGATCTCTCTGACAGTCTTTTTGGACAGGCTGTGGGTCAAAGCATTCTGTGCCGTCATCCTGGTCGAGGCGTTGAGGTCTTGGACGGAAACCACGGACATGACTGGGTTCCAGATCCTGAACTGGATGTCTGCTCCAACTGACATCACACCACCATCCCGTGTAGTCACCTAGCAAGAGAGCATGTCATACATTACACAAGACTGATAGAACATATATTGCCATgtgttatttcctcttttttattttattttatttttatcttattttattattattgtgatgtaATGCTTTTAATCATTTTCTGTTTCATTGCCCTGGCTGTGTAGTGGGTGTGTATAGTGCAAAGTGTTAGCTGTTAAAATGATATATATGTTGTGTGTTTCttgtcaaaaacaaaaatcaataaaaactttgatgattaaaaaaaaaagaaaaagtcatatATTGTCTCATACTTGTTAAGGaagaggtatatatatatatatatattaatgtgagtgtgtgtgtgtgtgtgtgtgtgtgtgtgtgtgtgtgtgtgtgtgtgtgtgtagtgcagACATCAAGTTGCTGTTTTAATTTGAATATTACAAATAGGTATCCAACTAATAATTAGAAGAAATGACACACATAATGCTGAACAATGCACTGCACTTAGGGTGCAGTGCATTGATTAAAAAAttagtttaaaatgtaaaaagtattTATCAATGTGAAGAAGTGAGGAAAACTTCGTCAACTGTACACCTCAGATCGCCTGTATAAGACGCTCTCCGCTGTTGACAAAAATATTCAACAGTGCAAGAGTGCCACctctaggacaaactgaaatacaCAGAGCTAATCATTTTCACACATAATTTCAACAACAAATATTCCTCTGCTCACGTGTAAAGTGTAAAAATCAAATACTCATCGTTACTTATAATGACATGAGACACTATGGATATAATGCTAATGCAGAGACCAATACATCATTGAGACCAGGATCCATTACctgttattgttttatattatttgttaTGAGTGGTTAAAAATCAAATGTAGCATTTTTAGTAACATTTAGGAAGTCTTAAATACCAGTCATGGGTTTTCATGAGTATTGTTTTCAAATGTAACTTATCAGGTaaacaaaatacaggaaatactagAACAGAAAAGATCAATATCTCCTTCTCGGAAAGAAGAAAACTTTCCATGAAGATAATTATCAGTATCCAATTTTACCTTGATGTGTGAGGTAAggcaattttatttatatatcgcATTTGATAAATGAAGGCAATTTAATGTGCTTTACATAAAGAATAGAATTATCCATagggaaataaaaacaaagtatttaAACAATAAAAGAAgagaatattaaaatattaaat
It encodes:
- the stoml1 gene encoding stomatin-like protein 1 produces the protein MFRSAYQLLPQRDSSSTQGTPGLFVSGDRGTQAGYHKGLSFDYIPNVSQNDFTDTSQGWLSWICNLIVIFLVYVITLVAFPITGWFVLKTVPNYQRIVVFRLGRICPPRGPGIILVLPLIDQWQRVDLRTRAFNIPPCQVTTRDGGVMSVGADIQFRIWNPVMSVVSVQDLNASTRMTAQNALTHSLSKKTVREIQTERVKLGEYLGMDINEMTRPWGLEVDRVELALGSILKAPEEGPSGPLIMPPSVPGLEGLTGPIQQLAMHFLGQSNVSHPQLEDRITFTDEVSSATHSITAPPGSVEQLLDGVKLLLSETLVSRVGACFQFHISSENGQQHSYYVDLSQGSGAAGAGSSCREPDVTLSVSDTDLMAMFEGTLRPFTAYSSGRLKVQGDIKTAMKLEELINLLKK